In a genomic window of Methanosarcina horonobensis HB-1 = JCM 15518:
- a CDS encoding stage II sporulation protein M translates to MEREEDHYLREKNGEVRTETPDWEREEKIYASEENSFLADSRKTESRPGTGTSRASGFTSYLRFIWPYVLFITFVFFGALVAGYTSSANFPEMADTLMEGFSSRFAPLLALPPIFIMLGIFLNNAFVSLLFLVLGLVFGILPVLFIAFNGYIVGVISHIVAQERGLLFIFLALLPHGVLELPMVFLSAGIGLRLGHQVFAALIGRPTEIKKEFKEGLQFYFRWILPLLFLAAVVETFITPLILSFL, encoded by the coding sequence ATGGAAAGAGAGGAAGACCATTATTTACGGGAGAAAAACGGAGAAGTAAGGACAGAAACTCCTGATTGGGAAAGGGAGGAAAAAATATATGCTTCAGAGGAAAATTCCTTTTTAGCCGACAGCAGAAAAACAGAATCCCGGCCGGGAACAGGTACCTCAAGAGCATCCGGATTTACCAGCTACCTGCGTTTTATCTGGCCATATGTTCTTTTTATTACCTTTGTGTTTTTCGGAGCTCTGGTTGCAGGCTATACTTCATCGGCAAATTTTCCGGAGATGGCTGATACACTGATGGAAGGGTTCAGCTCCAGGTTTGCGCCCCTCCTTGCCCTGCCTCCGATATTCATTATGCTTGGAATATTTCTTAACAATGCCTTTGTGAGCCTACTCTTTCTTGTGCTCGGGCTTGTCTTTGGCATCCTTCCGGTACTGTTTATCGCCTTCAATGGATATATTGTAGGAGTTATCTCACACATCGTAGCCCAGGAAAGAGGCCTGCTTTTTATCTTCCTTGCCCTTCTTCCTCACGGGGTATTGGAACTGCCCATGGTCTTCCTGTCAGCTGGAATCGGACTCAGGCTCGGACATCAGGTTTTCGCTGCCCTCATAGGCAGGCCCACTGAGATAAAAAAAGAATTTAAGGAAGGACTGCAATTTTACTTTCGCTGGATTTTGCCTCTCCTCTTTCTGGCGGCTGTAGTTGAGACCTTTATTACACCTTTGATTCTAAGTTTCCTCTAA
- a CDS encoding DUF63 family protein yields the protein MSYLIEKISQFINTYYLDPIRGDEGYNLVNTFTWAVILGICIFGIFRLLEKLEVKITPRFILSILPFVLAGSSLRVLEDSPAGIFHPPFSYLLITPNIYFLVFGITVVCLWLSIRIQKAGLVKDYHPVFAGFGLAWFLLNLGTLLYFENIVVAYIPVFVIGAGIGLTFIFYLIALHFKSSIFTDPLNLSILLAHMLDASSTYIGIDKLGYFEKHVLPSYLIKLTDTALVMYPLKIVIFVGVLYALDTQFEKDEESTNLKMLIKMVILILGLSPATRNTIRMMLGI from the coding sequence ATGAGTTATTTAATTGAAAAAATTTCACAATTTATCAATACCTACTATCTGGACCCCATAAGGGGCGATGAAGGGTATAACCTTGTAAACACGTTTACCTGGGCAGTGATACTGGGCATCTGTATTTTTGGGATATTCAGGCTCCTTGAAAAGCTGGAAGTAAAGATAACGCCCAGGTTCATTCTCTCGATCCTGCCTTTCGTGCTTGCAGGTTCTTCTCTACGCGTGCTTGAAGACTCTCCTGCCGGCATCTTTCACCCTCCTTTCAGCTATTTACTTATAACCCCGAACATTTATTTCCTGGTTTTCGGAATAACTGTTGTTTGCCTCTGGCTCTCAATAAGGATTCAAAAGGCAGGGCTTGTAAAGGATTATCATCCGGTTTTTGCAGGCTTCGGGCTGGCATGGTTCTTATTAAACCTTGGGACTCTGCTGTACTTCGAGAACATTGTGGTCGCTTACATTCCGGTTTTTGTAATAGGAGCAGGGATAGGACTAACGTTTATATTTTATCTGATTGCCCTCCATTTTAAATCCTCGATTTTTACCGATCCTCTAAACCTTTCCATCCTGCTCGCCCATATGCTGGATGCTTCTTCAACGTATATAGGAATAGATAAACTCGGGTACTTTGAAAAACACGTGCTTCCTTCTTATCTTATTAAACTTACGGATACTGCACTGGTTATGTATCCATTGAAGATAGTTATCTTCGTAGGAGTTCTTTACGCACTTGATACCCAGTTTGAGAAAGATGAGGAATCAACCAACCTGAAAATGCTGATTAAAATGGTTATTTTGATCCTCGGACTTTCTCCGGCAACCCGGAACACAATCCGAATGATGCTGGGAATCTGA
- a CDS encoding NAD(P)-dependent glycerol-1-phosphate dehydrogenase, protein MKLTLNKNSAKWMQFPRDVLIGHGVLEEVGDVCRDLKLKGNALIVTGGTTRDVAGRRVCKLLEGMGDSAEAILTCRATMEEVEKITEKALEIDASFLLGVGSGRSIDLAKLASTRLELPFISVPTAASHDGIASSRASIMDNGRNASVQAQAPIAVIADTEVISAAPFRFLAAGCGDIISNYTAVLDWELASRLRNEYFGEYAAALSRMAARVIIEYADSIKPEHETSVRLVVKALVSNGVAMSIAGSSRPASGSEHMFSHALDRIAPKPALHGEQCGVGTILMMYLHGGNWQEIRDALKKIGAPTTAAELGIEDKYIVEALLHAHSIRPDRYTILGNGLTPSAAEKVARITKVIS, encoded by the coding sequence ATGAAATTGACTCTTAACAAGAACAGCGCAAAATGGATGCAGTTCCCGAGAGATGTACTTATCGGGCATGGCGTGCTTGAAGAGGTAGGAGATGTCTGCAGGGACCTTAAACTGAAAGGAAATGCGCTGATAGTAACCGGAGGCACTACAAGGGATGTTGCAGGCAGGAGAGTCTGTAAACTCCTTGAGGGTATGGGAGACAGTGCGGAGGCGATACTTACCTGCAGGGCCACAATGGAAGAAGTCGAGAAAATTACGGAAAAAGCTCTTGAAATAGATGCCAGTTTTCTCCTCGGTGTCGGGAGCGGCAGATCAATTGATCTTGCGAAACTTGCTTCGACAAGGCTTGAGCTTCCTTTTATTAGCGTGCCTACGGCAGCTTCCCATGATGGGATAGCGTCTTCTCGCGCCTCAATAATGGACAACGGGAGAAACGCCTCCGTACAGGCTCAGGCTCCTATTGCGGTGATTGCGGATACGGAAGTTATCTCAGCAGCTCCTTTCCGTTTTCTTGCAGCGGGCTGCGGTGACATAATTTCCAATTACACGGCAGTTCTGGACTGGGAACTCGCAAGCAGGCTCAGGAATGAATACTTCGGGGAATATGCTGCAGCCCTTTCACGCATGGCTGCCCGGGTAATTATCGAATATGCTGACTCCATAAAACCTGAGCATGAGACCTCTGTAAGGCTTGTGGTAAAAGCCCTGGTCTCGAATGGGGTTGCAATGAGTATTGCAGGCTCTTCAAGGCCGGCTTCTGGGTCCGAACATATGTTCAGTCATGCCCTTGACAGGATTGCTCCAAAGCCTGCACTTCATGGAGAACAGTGTGGAGTTGGTACAATTTTGATGATGTACCTGCACGGAGGAAACTGGCAGGAGATAAGGGATGCTTTAAAAAAGATCGGGGCTCCTACAACTGCAGCAGAACTGGGCATAGAAGATAAATATATAGTCGAAGCTCTCTTACATGCACACAGTATCCGTCCGGACCGTTACACGATTCTTGGAAACGGACTTACTCCTTCGGCAGCTGAGAAGGTTGCAAGAATCACAAAGGTCATAAGTTGA
- a CDS encoding UPF0179 family protein — translation MTESDTKITLIGSRLAREGLEFIFKGEMPECKKCRLKNTCLNLEPGRRYRVVRIRSKDIHECFLHDSGVLAVDVSRAPITTNVESRKAVEGAKIMYEPAKCGKKECGEYEICHPEGLLKGDKCKIVEVLESLDSKCEASNSLKKVKLAW, via the coding sequence ATGACAGAAAGCGATACCAAAATAACACTCATCGGATCACGGCTGGCAAGGGAAGGGCTGGAGTTCATATTCAAGGGTGAAATGCCTGAATGCAAGAAGTGCCGCTTGAAGAACACCTGCCTTAACCTTGAACCCGGACGCAGGTATAGAGTCGTGAGAATCAGAAGTAAAGATATACACGAATGTTTCCTGCACGACAGCGGGGTTCTTGCCGTCGATGTCAGCAGGGCTCCTATTACTACAAACGTGGAGTCCAGAAAAGCAGTTGAAGGGGCAAAAATTATGTATGAGCCCGCCAAATGTGGCAAGAAAGAATGCGGTGAGTATGAGATCTGCCACCCGGAAGGGCTTTTAAAAGGGGACAAATGCAAAATTGTAGAGGTCCTTGAAAGCCTTGATTCAAAATGTGAAGCCAGCAATTCCTTGAAAAAGGTAAAACTTGCATGGTGA
- a CDS encoding DUF2150 family protein produces MPEHEMNQVPPYEFYTQKRWENWLGRARESGFQIKESEEDAGKESAVFVNMVDDVILACLKVTARFEKDMLSKEQALEILEEIRDIVLSEVEPISEDIDLMIDSVQTSLMGALVAFESYVMGDYDEGVSIEELIKAAIDAEASDNLELALDYTAQCGAIVLKGQSLPEEVMAELPYGIVAEWLDGIDSISAAMVGSDSYKEFDEDDEEDIV; encoded by the coding sequence GTGCCTGAACATGAAATGAACCAGGTCCCCCCCTATGAATTTTATACCCAAAAGCGCTGGGAAAACTGGCTCGGACGGGCAAGGGAAAGCGGTTTTCAAATCAAAGAGTCCGAAGAAGATGCTGGCAAAGAAAGTGCCGTATTCGTCAACATGGTCGACGATGTGATACTTGCCTGCCTGAAAGTAACCGCTCGCTTTGAAAAAGATATGCTCTCCAAAGAACAGGCTTTAGAGATTCTTGAGGAGATCAGAGATATCGTGCTTTCCGAGGTCGAACCCATTTCTGAGGATATCGACCTTATGATTGATTCAGTACAGACCTCTTTGATGGGGGCGCTTGTCGCCTTTGAATCCTATGTTATGGGCGATTATGACGAAGGAGTGAGTATTGAAGAGCTTATAAAAGCAGCAATCGATGCAGAAGCCTCGGATAACCTTGAACTTGCTCTTGATTACACTGCACAGTGCGGCGCAATCGTGCTCAAAGGACAGAGCCTTCCAGAAGAGGTAATGGCTGAGCTCCCTTACGGAATTGTTGCAGAATGGCTTGACGGGATTGACTCAATCTCGGCAGCGATGGTAGGAAGCGACAGTTATAAAGAATTCGATGAAGATGACGAGGAAGATATTGTATAA